In Treponema denticola, one genomic interval encodes:
- a CDS encoding tetratricopeptide repeat protein, protein MKYSCRFKYFKLKHRLCAFFILICIGIYANQTEGVNLSAALSCLQNSAKLFTEEKWKEALFEAQLGEVYDPKTADFLYMQAICSLKLNYPNEDILEKAEAACADGMIWRLYDINTGRLLAAKINCMTLKYKEALELVSLLPFESSDGDYIKADALYGLGRDAEAKRLISEAMDRWAFDSRFAKLFFLRERGKRVSFFGKKLAEHIISRLYAWQDEDPSLLLLASPFETRSDENIRRLKLYRSMYLPFSESYDIDDLYNRSYSTLLCLRYGIIDEQTAVNEFMAIKVYYFNPILKEFMLTNAIYESHLVELLRLVVNSKLRNEIKNFLTVYDGLIVDDENGDMIIDSKIYYKDGRPWCAEFDSLQTGYPEYTVECNFGIPSIIYGKKNEYSAVYDIYPSIKTFTKDGIKYTMRPKDLNWAPIDLKELNLRLYGSHQKEHAFFSLKLNKKVKNLHEGTLVYSSVFSEEDTSYIDGGVKKIFFEKGVPIKAEIKVFGNPYSQTNYRNGFPAFEIVDKDGDGYFETRVGYDSKGVLKKIDTDLNKNKLYEYSESYEKDGSVIKVWDSDEDGSFEITYTQYKNGDSKTEWIHPKLNKKIRVSYKNGRPVQLFDGKETLGIISSNSGNIFWLNRSPTNIEKVNQKIIEIFNQSALPVVSHMFSVNDIEVYAVRSGGFIFAEIVNE, encoded by the coding sequence ATGAAATATTCCTGTAGATTCAAGTATTTTAAACTCAAGCATAGATTATGTGCTTTTTTTATTTTAATTTGTATAGGTATTTATGCAAATCAAACTGAGGGGGTAAATTTATCTGCTGCCCTATCATGCTTGCAGAATTCCGCTAAGCTTTTTACCGAAGAAAAATGGAAGGAAGCTTTGTTTGAAGCCCAGCTTGGAGAGGTTTATGATCCTAAGACGGCAGATTTTTTATATATGCAGGCTATATGCAGTTTAAAACTGAACTATCCTAATGAGGATATCTTAGAAAAAGCTGAAGCGGCATGTGCAGATGGGATGATTTGGCGCCTATATGATATAAATACAGGACGGCTTCTGGCTGCTAAAATAAATTGCATGACACTAAAATACAAGGAAGCCTTAGAGCTTGTCTCTCTTTTACCATTTGAATCGTCTGATGGGGATTATATAAAAGCAGATGCTCTTTACGGTCTTGGGAGAGATGCAGAAGCAAAACGCTTAATATCCGAGGCTATGGATAGATGGGCATTTGATTCCCGCTTTGCTAAATTGTTTTTTTTAAGGGAGCGCGGAAAAAGGGTCAGTTTTTTTGGGAAAAAATTGGCGGAACATATAATTTCAAGGTTATATGCATGGCAGGATGAAGATCCGTCATTGCTTTTGCTTGCAAGTCCTTTTGAAACTAGATCCGATGAAAATATTAGACGCTTAAAATTATACCGCAGTATGTATCTGCCTTTTAGTGAGTCTTATGATATTGATGACCTATATAACCGTTCTTATTCTACCTTATTATGTCTTAGATATGGGATAATCGATGAGCAGACAGCCGTAAATGAATTCATGGCTATAAAAGTTTATTATTTTAATCCGATTTTAAAAGAGTTCATGCTTACCAATGCTATTTATGAATCTCATTTAGTTGAACTTTTACGCTTAGTTGTAAATTCAAAGCTTAGGAATGAGATCAAAAATTTTCTAACCGTTTATGACGGTTTGATTGTGGATGATGAAAACGGAGACATGATTATCGATTCTAAAATTTATTATAAAGATGGAAGGCCTTGGTGTGCAGAATTCGATAGTCTTCAAACAGGATACCCGGAATATACTGTAGAATGTAACTTTGGGATTCCGTCCATAATTTACGGTAAAAAAAATGAATACTCGGCGGTTTATGATATTTACCCTTCCATAAAGACATTTACAAAAGACGGTATAAAATATACTATGCGCCCTAAGGATTTAAACTGGGCTCCAATAGACTTAAAAGAATTAAATTTAAGACTATACGGGTCTCATCAAAAAGAACATGCTTTTTTTTCGTTAAAGCTTAATAAAAAAGTGAAAAATTTACATGAAGGAACTTTAGTTTATTCTTCAGTCTTTTCTGAAGAAGATACTTCATATATTGACGGGGGAGTAAAGAAGATTTTTTTTGAAAAAGGAGTCCCCATAAAAGCAGAGATTAAAGTTTTTGGAAATCCGTATTCGCAAACAAATTATAGAAACGGTTTTCCGGCATTTGAAATTGTAGATAAAGATGGGGACGGATACTTTGAAACCAGAGTTGGATATGATTCAAAGGGTGTATTAAAAAAGATAGATACTGACCTAAATAAAAATAAATTATACGAGTACTCCGAGTCTTACGAAAAAGACGGTTCGGTTATAAAGGTTTGGGACAGTGATGAAGACGGTTCTTTTGAAATTACATATACACAATATAAAAATGGAGACTCTAAAACCGAATGGATTCATCCCAAGCTAAATAAAAAAATCCGTGTCAGCTATAAAAACGGCAGACCTGTCCAATTATTTGACGGGAAAGAAACTCTTGGAATTATATCTTCCAATAGTGGAAATATATTTTGGCTTAACCGAAGTCCTACAAATATTGAAAAAGTAAACCAAAAAATTATAGAAATATTTAACCAAAGCGCTCTTCCGGTTGTTTCGCATATGTTTAGCGTAAACGATATCGAGGTTTATGCTGTGCGTTCGGGAGGATTTATTTTTGCAGAAATCGTTAATGAATAA